The Nitrospiraceae bacterium genome window below encodes:
- a CDS encoding CsbD family protein: protein MNADQFKGKWIQFKGEVKKQWGKITDDDLLQIEGDYDKFLGRVQERYGDKKDDVVRWADDWYRSHGRTEPGRFQSQTTR from the coding sequence ATGAACGCTGATCAATTCAAGGGCAAGTGGATCCAGTTCAAAGGGGAGGTCAAGAAACAGTGGGGCAAAATCACGGACGATGATCTCCTGCAAATCGAGGGCGATTACGACAAGTTCCTCGGCCGCGTTCAGGAGCGCTACGGCGACAAGAAAGATGACGTGGTTCGGTGGGCCGACGATTGGTATCGCAGCCACGGACGCACCGAACCGGGACGTTTCCAATCACAGACCACACGGTAG
- a CDS encoding YtxH domain-containing protein: MRDSEYQDSGNLSAFLAGALVGAGVALLFAPQTGSRMRGMLRDYAARAKDELDGAVEQGSEAWDRAVEGGQRFVQKGQDTVRRAGRQAKDFVESAREEVEKAVEGVTQDTSRRQR; this comes from the coding sequence ATGAGAGACAGCGAATATCAGGATTCAGGCAACCTGTCGGCATTTCTAGCCGGCGCTTTGGTCGGCGCCGGAGTTGCACTGCTCTTTGCCCCCCAAACCGGCTCACGGATGCGGGGCATGCTGCGAGACTATGCGGCACGCGCGAAAGATGAACTGGACGGTGCGGTGGAGCAAGGTTCAGAGGCATGGGACCGTGCGGTGGAAGGCGGACAGAGGTTCGTGCAGAAGGGACAGGACACGGTGCGCCGCGCCGGGCGTCAAGCCAAAGACTTCGTGGAATCGGCACGAGAAGAAGTGGAGAAGGCTGTGGAGGGAGTCACGCAGGACACCAGCCGGCGGCAACGGTGA
- a CDS encoding YihY/virulence factor BrkB family protein encodes MYSAAGRSERKAGRRRLGGADWLALAKRVWFEIEQDEMFGRAAQLAYYFLLALFPALLFLTALVGLFPFSASIPELMQYMQTVLPADAFSLIQKYIESVMQGSGVDLISMGVLGALWASSSGITAIMEALNVAYGTVETRPFWKVRLIGILLTLVLALFVLLSTALSLYGSNLAQWGAEALGLDWALAMIWDVVQWPLIAAPLLLAVSLIYHVCPDIKQPWRWITPGAIFAVIAWITVSFGFKLYVNHFGTYNVVYGSIGGVIVLLLWFYFTGLMILIGGEINSEIEAACRRDLTHSHKVTIVR; translated from the coding sequence TTGTATTCGGCAGCGGGCAGATCGGAACGCAAAGCGGGGCGGCGGCGTCTGGGCGGGGCAGACTGGCTGGCCCTGGCCAAACGCGTCTGGTTTGAAATCGAGCAGGACGAAATGTTCGGACGCGCGGCCCAACTGGCCTACTACTTTCTCCTGGCCCTGTTTCCCGCTCTGTTGTTTCTCACGGCACTGGTCGGGCTCTTCCCTTTCAGCGCCTCGATCCCCGAGCTGATGCAGTATATGCAAACCGTGCTGCCGGCCGACGCCTTCAGCCTCATTCAAAAGTATATCGAAAGCGTGATGCAGGGAAGCGGGGTGGATCTGATATCCATGGGTGTTCTGGGTGCTCTGTGGGCCTCGTCGAGCGGCATCACCGCCATCATGGAAGCCTTGAACGTCGCCTACGGCACGGTCGAGACACGACCGTTTTGGAAGGTCCGATTGATCGGGATCCTCTTGACGTTGGTGCTCGCCCTGTTCGTGCTCCTGTCCACTGCGCTGAGCCTCTATGGAAGCAACCTCGCGCAATGGGGAGCGGAAGCTTTGGGCTTGGATTGGGCACTGGCCATGATATGGGACGTGGTCCAATGGCCTCTCATTGCGGCGCCCCTGCTGCTGGCCGTGTCGTTGATCTACCACGTCTGTCCCGACATCAAGCAACCGTGGCGATGGATCACGCCCGGTGCGATCTTCGCGGTCATCGCGTGGATCACGGTCTCATTCGGCTTCAAACTGTACGTCAACCATTTCGGCACCTACAACGTCGTCTACGGCTCCATCGGCGGAGTCATCGTCCTGCTGCTGTGGTTCTACTTCACCGGGTTGATGATTCTCATCGGCGGGGAGATCAATTCGGAAATTGAGGCGGCCTGCCGCCGGGATCTCACACACTCGCACAAAGTCACGATCGTTCGCTGA
- a CDS encoding PAS domain S-box protein, translated as MMQFRRTLSFLGLAAGMIVLVGLVWIAYAGLQEQEQQRDEARDLREGLRTVRSFFSHLQDAENGQRGYLLTSDPSYLGPYQAALASLPTSLAQLDRLAPSLAQETGTVQSLIQLTNDKLTELNESLALAKQSPAKALELIKNGHGQTVMDRIRGATLELEQRWSQSLAAIEEHEQRVRYRTDTSMLAGASLALILLGVGAMLLIRDRAEMERVEQLYARAHVMEAVPVLVRDWQGRIRFWSEGMERVFGWSKVEAVGQGSTDLLHVQSSTDEREIQTALWNHGRWQGELRCLRRDGTERTVAVQRLFRPGGEERSGTVVEVFTDVTDLRHAQNDLLAAQERFRVLADNMSQFAWMADERGYIYWYNRRWYEYTGTTLEDMQGWGWQKVHHPDHVNRVVEKIRRCFDTGEPWEDTFPLRGTDGTYRWFLSRAVPLHDAQGRITLWLGTNTDISERIHGEQDRARLAAIVTASDDAIVGKDLEGTITAWNPAAERLFGYSAKEIIGQKITRLIPTERLEEEFRIMREIRAGRRVPAFESRRNRKDGTEVDVSVSISPVFNEAGIPVGAAKIARDITEEIGSRLALKASQAELARELAATQALYEMGLRVSKAESLTDALQIALESSMQLLGADFGNIQLCDETTGSLHIVAQRGFTDEFWERFERITSEDDTACSRALRHKARTVIKDILVDPGYEPHRAAAAAAGFRAVQSTPLLDSSGALLGIISTHFRQPHEPSSNELRLLDLYVREAIDAIARTRSAEALRNREEFNRLLFDSSSDCVKVLDAEGRLLAMNKPGLETMEIQDFSSFSGRLWWELWPDDGQAIVRQSVDRARAGESTRFSGYCETAKGSARWWDVAVAPVRDAANRVSRVLAISRDVTDSRRSQEAIRLSEIRFRTLTELIPQLVWTCTADGACDYLSQQWFTYTGTTLEDNIGHGWVRSIHTEDRNQTMEAWEKTVASQGEIPFSVEYRLRRHDGAYRWHLARAQALHPLGHGAVKWFGTTTDIESQKQHEALLASVNRSLEERSEALAAANKELEAFSYSVSHDLRAPLRTMSGFAQALLEDFGPSLEAEAVRYLTIIGKGAQQMGQLIDDLLAFSRLSRQEMERKPLSLSELLDEVRFDLRTDQEGRNIEWQVMPLPHCRGDRATIKLVLANLIGNALKYTRPRPVARIEIGWRPDEENPRFCLVFIKDNGVGFDMRYAGKLFGVFQRLHRADEFEGTGVGLANVQRIIRRHGGRVGAEGIVDGGATLFFTLEMMNGTHTDAR; from the coding sequence ATGATGCAGTTTCGTAGGACCCTGAGCTTCCTCGGCCTCGCCGCAGGAATGATCGTGCTGGTGGGCCTCGTCTGGATTGCCTACGCAGGACTCCAGGAACAGGAACAGCAACGCGACGAAGCGCGAGACTTGCGAGAGGGGCTGCGCACTGTCCGCTCGTTCTTCTCCCATCTTCAGGACGCGGAAAACGGACAGCGCGGATACTTACTCACGTCGGACCCTTCTTACCTTGGCCCGTACCAAGCCGCATTGGCCTCGTTGCCCACGTCCTTGGCACAGCTCGATCGGCTGGCGCCAAGCCTGGCTCAGGAAACGGGAACGGTTCAGTCACTCATCCAACTGACGAACGACAAACTAACCGAGCTCAACGAATCCCTCGCGCTCGCCAAGCAGTCGCCCGCGAAGGCGCTGGAACTCATCAAGAACGGGCATGGGCAAACGGTCATGGATCGCATCCGGGGCGCCACCCTCGAGTTGGAGCAGCGCTGGTCACAGTCCCTTGCCGCCATTGAGGAGCACGAGCAACGTGTCCGCTATCGCACCGACACCAGCATGTTGGCGGGCGCCTCTTTGGCGCTGATCCTGCTCGGGGTGGGAGCGATGCTCCTGATCAGGGATCGGGCGGAGATGGAGCGAGTCGAGCAGTTGTATGCCCGCGCGCACGTCATGGAAGCCGTGCCGGTTCTCGTTCGCGATTGGCAGGGCAGGATCCGATTCTGGAGTGAGGGAATGGAGCGCGTGTTCGGGTGGTCCAAGGTCGAGGCCGTCGGGCAAGGCAGCACCGATCTCCTGCATGTGCAGAGCTCGACGGACGAACGGGAGATCCAAACCGCTCTCTGGAACCATGGCCGGTGGCAGGGTGAATTGCGCTGTCTTCGCCGGGACGGCACGGAACGGACCGTGGCGGTGCAACGGCTCTTCCGCCCAGGCGGCGAAGAACGCTCGGGGACGGTCGTCGAGGTCTTCACCGATGTCACGGACCTGCGGCACGCGCAAAACGATTTGCTGGCTGCGCAGGAGCGCTTTCGGGTGCTGGCCGACAACATGTCCCAGTTCGCTTGGATGGCCGACGAACGCGGATACATCTATTGGTACAACCGGCGCTGGTATGAGTATACGGGAACGACGCTGGAGGACATGCAGGGATGGGGCTGGCAAAAGGTTCATCATCCGGATCACGTGAACCGCGTCGTGGAAAAGATCCGCCGCTGTTTCGACACCGGAGAACCGTGGGAAGACACCTTTCCGCTGCGAGGAACGGACGGCACCTATCGCTGGTTTCTTTCGCGTGCCGTCCCGCTGCACGACGCGCAGGGGCGGATCACCCTCTGGCTCGGGACGAACACCGATATCAGCGAACGCATTCATGGGGAACAGGATCGGGCTCGACTGGCGGCGATCGTGACGGCCAGCGACGACGCGATCGTCGGGAAGGATTTAGAAGGAACCATCACGGCTTGGAACCCGGCCGCCGAACGGCTGTTCGGATATTCCGCCAAAGAAATCATCGGTCAGAAAATCACCCGCCTGATCCCGACGGAGCGGCTGGAGGAAGAATTCCGCATCATGCGGGAGATCCGAGCCGGCCGGAGGGTTCCGGCGTTCGAATCCCGGCGGAACCGAAAAGATGGGACGGAAGTGGATGTGTCCGTCAGTATCTCGCCGGTGTTCAACGAAGCCGGCATACCGGTGGGCGCCGCAAAGATCGCCCGAGACATCACCGAAGAGATCGGCTCGCGGTTGGCCCTGAAAGCCAGCCAGGCCGAGCTGGCGAGAGAGCTGGCCGCGACACAGGCCCTCTATGAAATGGGATTGCGCGTCTCCAAGGCCGAATCGCTCACGGATGCCTTGCAAATCGCCCTGGAGTCCTCGATGCAGTTGCTGGGGGCCGATTTTGGCAACATCCAACTCTGCGACGAGACGACAGGGTCGTTGCACATCGTCGCCCAACGAGGCTTCACGGATGAGTTTTGGGAGCGATTCGAACGCATTACGAGCGAAGATGACACGGCTTGCAGCCGCGCCTTGCGGCACAAAGCGCGAACGGTCATCAAGGATATCCTGGTGGATCCCGGATACGAGCCGCACAGAGCCGCGGCGGCGGCAGCCGGATTTCGGGCCGTCCAATCCACGCCGTTACTGGACTCGAGCGGAGCCCTCCTGGGGATCATCTCCACGCACTTCCGGCAGCCGCATGAACCAAGTTCGAACGAGTTGCGGCTCCTGGACCTGTATGTTCGTGAAGCCATCGATGCCATCGCCCGTACCCGTTCTGCCGAGGCCCTGCGCAACCGCGAGGAGTTCAACCGGCTGCTCTTCGACAGCAGTTCGGATTGTGTGAAGGTCCTGGACGCGGAGGGCCGCCTGTTGGCGATGAACAAACCCGGCCTCGAGACGATGGAAATCCAGGATTTTTCCTCCTTCTCGGGGCGGCTATGGTGGGAGCTCTGGCCGGACGACGGGCAGGCGATCGTCCGCCAATCGGTCGATCGCGCTCGCGCCGGGGAGAGTACGCGCTTTTCCGGTTATTGCGAGACCGCGAAAGGATCGGCCCGCTGGTGGGACGTGGCCGTTGCTCCGGTCCGCGACGCCGCAAACCGTGTTTCGCGCGTGCTTGCGATCTCCCGGGACGTCACCGATTCCCGCCGCAGCCAGGAAGCTATCCGTCTCAGCGAGATCCGCTTTAGGACTCTGACCGAACTGATCCCTCAACTCGTATGGACTTGCACCGCCGATGGGGCCTGCGACTATCTGAGCCAACAATGGTTCACGTATACGGGAACCACCCTGGAGGACAACATCGGCCATGGCTGGGTCCGATCCATCCACACCGAGGACCGGAACCAGACGATGGAGGCCTGGGAAAAAACAGTGGCATCGCAGGGAGAGATTCCTTTCAGCGTCGAATATCGCCTGCGGAGGCACGACGGCGCCTACCGCTGGCACCTGGCCCGGGCGCAGGCGCTGCATCCCCTGGGTCATGGGGCCGTTAAATGGTTTGGAACGACGACCGACATCGAGAGCCAAAAGCAGCACGAGGCCCTGTTGGCCTCCGTCAATCGCTCCCTCGAGGAGCGCAGCGAGGCCTTGGCGGCGGCGAACAAGGAGTTGGAGGCCTTCTCCTACAGCGTCTCGCACGACCTCCGGGCGCCGTTGCGCACGATGAGCGGGTTCGCCCAGGCGCTGCTCGAAGACTTCGGCCCGAGCCTGGAGGCGGAAGCCGTCCGCTACCTCACGATCATCGGCAAGGGCGCCCAGCAGATGGGCCAGCTGATCGACGACCTCTTGGCCTTCTCCCGGCTGTCCCGACAGGAAATGGAACGGAAACCCCTGTCGTTGTCGGAGCTCCTGGATGAAGTGCGGTTTGACCTCCGTACCGACCAGGAAGGCCGCAACATCGAGTGGCAGGTGATGCCCCTGCCGCATTGCCGCGGCGACCGCGCCACCATCAAGCTGGTGCTCGCGAACCTGATCGGCAATGCGCTCAAGTACACGCGTCCCAGACCGGTCGCACGGATCGAAATCGGATGGCGCCCGGATGAAGAGAATCCTCGGTTCTGCCTCGTCTTTATCAAGGACAACGGCGTCGGATTCGACATGCGGTATGCAGGCAAGTTGTTCGGAGTCTTCCAACGACTTCACCGCGCGGACGAGTTCGAAGGAACAGGCGTCGGACTGGCCAACGTCCAACGGATTATCCGCCGGCATGGAGGCCGGGTGGGGGCGGAAGGAATCGTGGACGGGGGAGCAACGTTATTTTTCACACTGGAGATGATGAATGGCACACACACTGACGCACGCTGA
- a CDS encoding response regulator, whose product MAHTLTHADQADILLVEDNPEDVELAVRAISKTHLTNKIHVVSDGAEALEYLMAEGRYVHRRDAALPKVVFLDLKLPLVNGFEVLEHCRSHERLRRLPIVVLTSSRESQDVQRSFGLGANSYIVKPVDYQQFTSVVRESGVYWLMINQSATG is encoded by the coding sequence ATGGCACACACACTGACGCACGCTGATCAGGCCGATATCTTGCTGGTCGAGGACAACCCCGAGGACGTGGAACTGGCGGTTCGAGCGATCAGCAAGACCCATCTCACGAACAAAATCCACGTCGTCTCCGACGGAGCCGAAGCGTTGGAGTACCTGATGGCCGAAGGACGGTATGTGCATCGCAGGGACGCCGCGCTGCCGAAAGTCGTCTTCCTCGACTTGAAGCTGCCGCTGGTAAACGGCTTCGAGGTCCTCGAGCATTGCCGGTCACACGAACGCCTGCGGCGGCTCCCGATCGTGGTGCTCACGTCGTCCAGAGAGTCGCAGGATGTGCAACGAAGTTTCGGACTAGGCGCCAACAGCTACATCGTCAAGCCGGTCGACTATCAACAATTCACCAGCGTGGTGCGGGAGTCCGGCGTCTATTGGTTGATGATCAATCAATCGGCCACCGGGTAG